In Miscanthus floridulus cultivar M001 chromosome 5, ASM1932011v1, whole genome shotgun sequence, one genomic interval encodes:
- the LOC136453778 gene encoding uncharacterized protein has translation MAAVSSTSTAYFSSQPQLPTSTADPTAAASSNRLVRQPRRSNSYVMVETSSASGSYGGVARTKSLTEDDLDDLKGCLDLGFGFAYSEIPELCGTLPALELCYSMTRRFLDEQRAPGQEQEEEPAWPPLPNWRISGPGDDPEEVKARLKYWAQAVACTVKLCS, from the exons ATGGCGGCcgtctcctccacctccaccgcctactTCTCCTCGCAGCCGCAGCTGCCGACCTCCACCGCGGACCCtaccgccgccgcctccagcaACAGGCTGGTGCGGCAGCCACGGCGAAGCAACAGCTACGTGATGGTGGAGACGTCCTCTGCCAGCGGCAGCTACGGCGGGGTGGCCAGGACGAAGAGCCTCACGGAGGACGACTTGGATGATCTCAAGGGCTGCCTCGACCTCGGTTTCGGCTTCGCGTACAGCGAGATACCCGAGCTCTGCGGGACGCTGCCCGCGCTCGAGCTCTGCTACTCCATGACCAGGAGGTTCCTCGACGAGCAGAGAGCGCCggggcaggagcaggaggaggagcctgcGTGGCCGCCTCTCCCCAATTGGAGGATCTCTGGACCGG GTGACGATCCAGAGGAAGTGAAGGCCAGGTTGAAGTATTGGGCTCAAGCAGTAGCATGCACTGTCAAGCTCTGCAGCTAA
- the LOC136455437 gene encoding transcription termination factor MTERF4, chloroplastic-like: MLRLGGHLLPAVRAASPLPAASSLPLHRFFLFSTTPASQFVVEDYLTTSCGLTPEKARRASRYLPSLKSPDNPDTVRAFLAGIGVSKAEVAAAISRDPRVLCSKVDITLTPCIAQLRDVGLSPPQISRLISIAPTILVFPRLVPRLAFYLSLLGSYDNLHTTLSRSMYLLTQNLERVVKPNMVFLRQSGLTDSDIAKLLLRAPRILALETGRFKEIVACADMLGVPRSSAMFKYAIVAVYNISPGKINARSDFLKKALGCSEAELGIAIRRLPEVLNFSDGRVSRVVDFLKTEVGLDAKYIVHRPSPQTCMCA; the protein is encoded by the coding sequence ATGCTCCGCCTCGGAGGCCACCTCCTTCCCGCTGTCCGCGCCGCCTCGCCTCTCCCCGCCGCATCTTCCCTCCCCCTCCACCGCTTCTTTCTCTTCAGCACCACTCCCGCCTCTCAGTTCGTCGTCGAGGACTACCTCACCACCAGCTGCGGCTTGACGCCAGAGAAAGCCCGCAGGGCCTCTAGGTACCTGCCCAGTCTCAAGTCGCCCGACAATCCTGACACCGTCCGGGCCTTCCTCGCCGGAATCGGCGTCTCCAAAGCCGAGGTCGCCGCCGCAATCTCCAGGGACCCGAGGGTCCTCTGCTCCAAGGTGGACATAACCCTAACCCCCTGCATCGCCCAGCTCCGCGACGTCGGCCTTTCCCCACCGCAGATCTCCCGCCTCATTTCCATCGCCCCCACCATCTTAGTCTTCCCCAGATTGGTTCCCCGGCTCGCATTCTACCTCTCTTTGTTGGGCTCCTACGACAATTTACACACCACCCTCAGCAGGAGCATGTACCTGCTCACTCAAAATCTCGAGCGTGTTGTCAAACCCAATATGGTATTCCTGCGACAGTCTGGCCTAACTGATTCTGATATTGCCAAGCTCCTTTTGCGCGCCCCGCGCATATTGGCATTGGAGACAGGCCGTTTCAAGGAAATTGTGGCGTGTGCCGACATGCTTGGTGTGCCACGCAGTTCAGCAATGTTCAAGTATGCCATTGTGGCCGTCTACAACATAAGTCCTGGGAAGATAAATGCTAGGTCAGATTTCTTGAAGAAGGCGCTTGGATGCTCTGAGGCTGAGCTGGGCATTGCCATACGCAGGTTGCCAGAAGTTCTGAATTTTTCAGATGGCAGGGTGAGTCGCGTGGTGGATTTCCTGAAGACGGAGGTTGGTCTGGATGCCAAGTACATAGTGCATAGGCCAAGCCCTCAAACTTGCATGTGTGCATAG
- the LOC136455439 gene encoding protein SEMI-ROLLED LEAF 2-like: MGVMSQRVLPACSSLCYFCPSLRARSRQPVKRYKKIIADIYQLPPDGEPNDRRIGKLCDYVSRNPTRIPKITEYLEQRFYKDLRHENFTLAKVVPCIYRKLLCSCKELRPLLATSSLSTICTLLDMKAHDDLQVLGCLMLVDFLNGQVDSTHMFNLEGLIPKLCKIGQQLREDDEGLRLRSAALQALASMVQYMGDHSHISMELDEESCVSLY, from the exons ATGGGGGTAATGTCACAGCGGGTTCTGCCCGCCTGCAGCAGCCTTTGCTACTTCTGCCCCTCTCTGCGGGCGCGCTCCCGGCAGCCTGTCAAGCGGTACAAGAAGATCATAGCAGACATCTACCAGCTGCCACCG GATGGAGAGCCAAATGATAGAAGGATTGGGAAGCTCTGTGATTATGTCTCGAGAAATCCAACACGCATACCAAAG ATCACAGAGTATCTTGAGCAGAGATTCTATAAAGATCTGAGGCACGAGAATTTTACGTTGGCCAAAGTTGTGCCATGCATCTATAGGAAACTTCTTTGTTCATGCAAGGAGCTCAG GCCATTGCTAGCCACAAGCTCATTAAGCACCATTTGCACTCTTCTTGATATGAAAGCACATGATGATCTACAGGTTCTGGGTTGTCTTATGCTTGTTGACTTCCTCAATGGCCAG GTTGACAGCACACATATGTTTAATTTGGAAGGTCTCATACCCAAACTTTGCAAAATTGGTCAACAATTAAGGGAAGATGATGAAGGGCTCCGTCTTCGATCTGCAGCTCTTCAGGCTCTTGCTTCTATG GTCCAATACATGGGTGACCACTCACACATTTCAATGGAACTTGATGAA gagagctgcgtttcATTGTATTAG